The window aaattaatttatcttaCACTTTAGTGAAGGTAAGAAAATAAGCATAAGACAAGCACATAGTTaatgagaaatttatttattttgttaagaatttgTTGTCCTAAAAATTAGAGCAATGGGAAATGGGGCatgttgaaattttaaatatgacaTTTGAGTGAACATATTAAACAAGTCAATTCAATGTAGTTGTCTCAAGAATAAGaatgagggctggcgagatggctcagtgggtaagagcactgactgctcttctgaaggtcccgagttcaaattccagcaaccacgtggtggctcacaaccacccgtaatgagatctgatgccctcttctggtacgtctgaagttagctacagtgtacttatgtataataataaataaatctaaaaaaaaaaagaaaaaaaaaaagaaaaaggaatgcaAAGCTTCCAATATAAACATTGTTAACATGACTTTATAGTTCTACTTCCTCAAAgattatgctttaaaatatatttaattttatgcataGGTGTTTGtttgaatgcatgtatgtatacttgATACATGTAGGAGCCCACGGAGGTCAGAACAACTGAACAGCATGATGGCTGATGATATTTTTGATTGTCACCTTGACTGCAAATGGAAAGTAttataatccagaaatggagggcagacTTGTGAGAGGTTATTTGTGCTTGGGTGAATCCACTTCTAGTCTGGATCTTTGAGACAGGAAGACACAGTTTTTTGATTTggatcttgaggtgggaagacacatctttaatctcactACTCTAATCCAATCACCTTAAATTTAATTTAGtgtgagccacaccttctgctggaagctcatagaaggacatagaagaagggagcttttgctctttgcctgcttaccCTCAGCTTGCTAGCACAGCCACTCCTTCACTGACTTGGAGCCTAcctctttgggattccagcatcTACTGAAGGTCAGCTGAGATCCAGCCTGTGGGCTGagtctctagagaaccctaatataccctggaactggagttacagttgggaGCCACCTGCTGGTGCTGGGAGAAACCTCAGAGATTACTCCTTATTGTGGAAGTTTTGATAGTTCCAAAATCTGCCTACAAGCTCTTGTTATTTTCACAGCAGTTTTATAGtagtatattttctcttttttttcctttcccccaccacccccattctctttctaagacagggtctctctatgtggccCTGCCTTATtatggaactcaccatgtagaccaggctggcctcaaggttagagatccatctgcttttgcctcccaaatgctgggattaaaggtgtgtgctggggctggagagatagctcagaggttgagagcactgactgcttttccagaggtcctgagttcaattcctagcaaccacatggaggctcacaaccatctgtaatgggatctggcgACCTCTTGTGTCGTGTCATGCAGATATAGTCAGAACActgtatataataaatcttttaaaaaaaaaaaaggtgtgtacTGTCTGGCCTTTACAAATGTGGCATAATTTTCCTTTTGGCCCTCTTAAAGAGAATCCACTTTCTGAGGTATTTTATGCAGTTGTACTCCAAGATAAATCTATAAAAGCCTACGTTTGAAGTAGCAATGACCAAGACTTGTCAATGTAGCAACTTGTGTTagagaggagctgggagaaggGATGAGATGGTCAGTGGAATTGTAAGCATGTTTTATGTGTAAAGCATAGAAAGACAAGGCAGTCTTTACAACCAACCTGAAAAAGGCTCAGGTGTTGTCATGAACTGGTAACTCATCATGTGCTCTTTAAGCTGAGAAGCTGAAGGCAGGGCTGGCTGCCAAATTTCAGGCTCCAGTGTCCTACAACTCCCCTGTGCTGAGTCAGGCTGGTGGACCTCTGGCTCTGTAACctggagagaaaagcagaaaggaacaaaaagaatcTTCGTGTCCTTGAGAACAGCTAGAAGGTGAAGCATTCCCAACAGGAGCTACTAGTATTTATCCCACGATATCAAAAATGCCCAGAGTGGAGCCGGAATTTAGCCATGGGACGCTCATCAGTGGAACAAATGCTATGCTCCTGAATTCTTAAGTCTTGCATTGTTTTCTGGGTTCTTTCCCCAGTTGGTTTCTGCTGGATGACTAAGTCTGACTCAATGATTCTGTCtgtcattatttgtttgtttgtttgtttgtttttacacgGAAGCCTCAACCTAAGCAGATACTGATCAGGAACTCTAGTTTGCTGCCTCGATGAGGATTCTTGGTGAAGTCGGCTGGATGTTTAAAGGTTTCTGATTGGATGCTACCTTTTGTCTGCTCTCAGTTGGGCCACCCCAGCTGTCTGCTGGATGTTATGAGCACCTGAATTGATGTTTTATTATTCGTTGCTTCTGTCTCCCATTGGCTATTTAATGTCTTACTTTTGCTTATTGTATACATAGTAAACTCAATAGTGGCTGATTCTAGAGAGAGATCACTCTCCAGACCTTTCGGGTGTTTAGGTAGAAATTCACTTTCTTGAATGACTTTTCCTTGCAAGGAATGTTTCTGTGAAGTCAGGGCTTTGGGTGAAGATGAAGGTGTTGGGAGATTTAATTCAACATCTGTGTAGTAaatttaagtaaaaaacaaagcatagacTCTTGGTAGGAATGTAAACTGTTATAGCCATTAAGGAAAACCATGTGGGGGTtcctcaaaaaggaaaataaatactaTAGTATCTACTTtgtggtattttttgtttgttttttggagacagggtttctctgtatatccctggctgtcctggaactcactctgtagaccaagctggtcttgaactcagaaatctgcctgactttgcctccaaagtgctgggattaaaggcatgcgccaccactgcctggcttgtggtaTTTATCTTAAGATAATGAAATCAATGTCAGAGTGCAATGCACACCTATGTTTACTGCAGTATGAATCATGACTGTTGATATAGAAAATCAGTGGGGGCTAAAGAAGTGGCTCATCAGTTAATAattactattcttgcagaggaccctaatTTGGAttgcagcacccacatcaggtggttcacaattgcctctaactccagccctGGACAGCTCCAGATGTTGCTGGCTTCTGAGAGCACAGGTCCTCATGTGTCCATATTTACATGCATGTCATGGGCACATACACGCtcaaaacttataaaaataaatctataaaaaagtacaaaatcaACCTGAATAAATCTGAATTAATGTGGAAAATACGATGTGAATGTACATAGGCACATGCTTAACAACAGAATAGCCAGTcagccttaaaaaggaaatgatcTCATTTATAATATGAACTTAGAAGTCATTCTGCTAAATGAAATAAGCTTAATACAAAAGCATACATTTCCACCTATGAGGGTGTTGGGAGATTTAATTTATAGGTGGAATCTATGGAGGAaactcagaagcagagagaacaatgGTGTCAGAGGATGGAGCAGGGATGCAGATACATTGGTAAAACGGTATAGATTCTTTAGCAACAGGATGAACAAATCCCTTAGATGTATAGTGACTATACTAATGATGACTGTATTTAATGACAATACACTGCctggggtggagagatgactcagtggttaagagcactgattgctcttccagaggttctgaattcaagccccagcaaccacatggtggctcacaaccatctgcaatggggtctgatgccctcttctgatgtgtctgaagagagcaatggtgtactcatatacataaaataaataaatcatttaaaaatacactatTTGAAAACTGCCAAATAGATCTTCAGTGTGCTCAacatacaggaaaagaaaatatatgaggGTTTGGCTATGTTTATGGTAATCATTTctctcatgtatatgtatgtgtgtatatatacatatatatatatgcatatatatatgtatatatatcattgtGTAACAAACACATAATTTTGTCAATTAAACCCTAATAATGCTAGACTAAATCTTATGCAGTTTGTAAATTTCCAAAGGATGAACATTCTCATTATAAACAAGAACATGCAAAGTTTGCATTTGAAAAATCTCCTAAAAAGTGCTACTATTTCTGGCCAAAACACAAGAGTTTGAGATAATtgtacttttctgtttttagaaacttaaaagaaaataagccaaTTTTGTTGTTCATTTCTTGCATTTGAAGTACTCTTCAATGACATCTTTAGCCGGAGATTCTTGGCCATAGTCCTTAACCACCACACAGCTGCAACCTATCACTTTCCGAGCTTTCCCCTTTCGATCAGTTTTGCAGAGGCCTACCCATTCCCCCAGTTTCTTGTTGTCATCAACCTTAATTAGGTTGATTTGGTGCTCAGCACAAAGGGTTTCCACCAACTTGATGTACATAGGTTTATCACAATTGGATGCAAGCACACAGAGATGGGCTTGGCGCTTGCCTAAGGCTTTGGCAGCTTCGTGAATTCCTCGTGCTAGGCCATCGTGGACCAGGGCGGTCTTCAGCACCTCTTGCAAAGCAGTATTGACGTCCATGATAACTCCAGCAGCTGTGCCTTCATTGGCCATGGCGTGGGTTACAGGTGGATCCGACCTGGAGCGCGCCTCGAGCCTCTTGAGTGGCTGTGCAGAAGAAgcgtttttaagaattttaagaaacGCCAAACCCTTTCACTATCGAATACTAAGTAACTTCCAACTCAAGTCGCAGGAGGTAACAAGTTCCCAGTCCTGCGGAGGCGGAAAGGTGGTCAGGTGGCCACCTAGAGAACAAAAAATTAGACACCTCGGGTACGAGGGTGCCCTGCGTTGGTGGCACGCAGTGAGTGCGGGTGAGCTTTCTCGTTATTATTACGTAACCCTGGCTCCTCCTGCGGGGATGCATCTGGAGGAAAGTGGACCGCCTCCGCAGACTGCTCCAGGATCTGCAACCACCAGGACGCTGCAACCAGCGCCAGCGTACTGTGCTCTTCGCTTCATCGAGCTTTTATTTTTCGCTGGCCGATTCGCCACTATTTGATATCAGAATTTAACATGAAAAAGTCACATTTTAGTATTTGAGAAGACATTACTGTCCAGAAAAGTGGAATCAGGAAACAcctttgctcttctttttttgttatagTTGTGGCGTTCATTCCGACTACGCTCAGAGCGTCTGGGATTTGCGTCGAAAGCGCCGACGCGGACGCCCAGACCTCCGTGCCCGGCGCGCAGTCGCAGTGGCTTCCGCCCCGGCTCCCGCCCCCGCTGGGTGGACGACGTGGAAGTTGTAAGCTGACCAGGCTTGGAGGAATCCGCTTCGGAACCGGAGTCCGGGAGCAGCGGAGGTGGCGGTGCCCAGGCTCAACTAGGAGTCGCTGCCGAGTCCCGGCCTGTCTCTGAGGATCGGCGAGGGCGCGGCGGCGATTCATCATGGGTGAGGAGCGTGGGAAGGGCGTCTGGCGGCCGAGGGGACTGGCCGGGCCGCGGGCAGCGCTTCGCTACTCTGGCTCTTCACCTGCAGGGAGACTCCACCTCCCGGCTCGGTCCCTTGCACCCGCAAGGGGTCCGGACTGGTCCCAGTCCGGCCTTTCCCCCCTCATCCTGCATCCCCGTCTTGGTTGGGTAGGCGGAACGGGGCGAAGGGTGCCTGGCAGTCAGGCAGCTGCAGGTTCACCGAGGTGTCTGACCCTTCGTGGAAGCTTGATGGCttctgtgtgggtgttgggactgCGTCACTTTTAGAAACCCGAGGACAGGTGTTTGTTGCTCCTTGCGCTGCTCCTGTCTGCTCGCCCGCCGTAGCTAGCTGTCCGTGAAGATGGTGGAGTTAGGTAGATTGTGAAGTGGGAAGAGTCCAGCAGGACAGCGAGTGACGCTTTAATGCCGATTCGCAGATTCGCACTTCTTCGTTCTCCGAGCGCAACCTACGGTGATGCTCCATCCAGTACAGCTGGAGCTTTCTAGGAGTTGCAAATTCTTCGGTTTCTGTTAATACTCAGTTTTCTCAGAAGTGTATGGATCCGGAGCATTATAGTTCCGTTCGGTTCTCTGTAACCCATCGGCGTTGTTTTTCCGCCTCGGGAGAAAGGACTTTGCCAGGTCACACCCATCCTTTCTGTATACAGCTTGTTATGTGTTTGTTTCTAGAGTGGGCAGCTTTAATTGTGCCATTTCCCCCCAAAAGCAAAGAGTgacatctcttcctttcttcctctctcctctccttttctttccgtGTGCGTGTGCGTTTGTATGTCTAGGGAGCGCTGTTGAAGTCAGCCTTGAGTATGCTAGGCAACGCCCTTTTGCTGAGCTGAGCTGTATAGCTCCAGCCCTTTTAAAACTTTGAGATAGGATCTAACTGGGTTGTCTAGTCTTGAACGCAACTCACTCTGCAGCCAAaggtggcctcagactcacagtaCTATTGCTTTAGCCTCCTATTATTGGACCACTAGCCAAAAGgccttgccttttatttttaaaattatgtgtgtatgtgtatatacatatatatatatataattatatatatatttgtatccGTGTATATTGCTTGTTGAGCATATGCTCCTTCATATCCCCCATGTTTCAGTTTTCTCACTTTCCATTGTgactcctttttttcccctttagtgACTTTTGAAGGCAATGTATTTGTGTCACAAAATCTTTTACATCTCAGGGTACCTTGGGGTACGTAAAGGTTCCTGGAAATATTTCATAAAGTGGTGAATTTTAGTCTTTCTGTCTAAAATAGAAGTTTCTAATGCACTCAGGAAACAGGCAGTGGGATCTctatatgagtttgaggccagcctggtctacatgctGATTTCCAATCTGGGGCTACAAAGtaaaagatcctatctcaaaaaatactgcccccaaataataaacaaaacaacaacaaaataatttgttGAGGCAGTTCTGTGGGTTAGTGAGAGTGCCCTAAAGGCTTATATTGGTACTGCTGCTGTGTCCTTATTCTATTGATGAGAAAATGAACTGGACTCCTGAGGGCAGTGCCTACATGTCTGATGATGTGTTCTGTCTGCCTGACGTTTCTCAGGACCTGGGAACTTCTTGTGCTACTGTTTGCAGTTGAATAACATCTTTCATTGGAAGCAAGAGTATCTACCTGTGCATTCAGGACAATGTTTTGCTATTTAATTAGGCATATAGCTTTCAAAAGGCAAGGTTAAATGTTTTGCAGACCTAATTTACAAGATGGTGTCAAAtacattcttgtttttattatcttGTAGGTGGctttttctcaagtattttttcCAGTCTCTTTGGAACCAGGGAAATGAGGATTTTAATTTTGGGGTTAGATGGTGCTGGAAAAACGACAATTTTGTACAGATTACAGGTTGGAGAAGTTGTTACTACTATTCCCAGTAAGTATTGTTTTTTATCTAATCAAGTTTTCTGAATAAATGACTCATATGATAGGGGTTTATAAACTTCTAGTATGGAAATGAAtgacaatacacacacactcacacacacacacacacacacacacacgcatatatattttaaataaactaagAAGCATTTTGGTGCAATTTAAGGTTCCCTGTCTAGGTACACAGACAGGCTTCTCTGTTTAGAGCTATATATGGCTTAAGTCACTAGATCTTTATTGCTTAATGAAGATACTATCTACTGGCTTTGAGGAGTAAATGAGGTATACAAAGTACTTTGCTAACCTGTATAATGATGTTAAATCGGTATTGTTGCACACAAAGCACCTTTTTCTGCATATTTATTACTTGAGTCACAGTGTAGTTTCTCCTAAGTAATTCTGTAGATCACTTTTAAAACAGGGAATTGTAGAGGAGTCTTGAAATGACCTGGTACCTGACACCAAcgagaagaaacacaaaattgaaCCTCAATTTTAACTCTGCTAGTGGCCTTGTTATTCTTGCTGTTTCAGAGTGTTATTTGCAGATAGTCCTTTTCATTTGACTGCTTGGGGGTGGATACTCTTGGTGTTTACACCTTTTCATTTGTTGAGCTAAATTTATAGAAATAagattaatacattttaattaaatttaagaaTCCATAGAATTTGCTCAAGATTCTTAAATTGTGTGCTTTGAATTACTCTGTTGGATATTCCCATATTGTCGCTATTAAACCTTccagaggccgggcagtggtggtgcatgcctttaatcccagcacttgggaggcagatgcaggcctggtctacagagtgagttccaggagagccagggctatacagagaaaccctgtctcaaaaaacaaacaaacaacaaaaaaaaccttccagggattttctcttttgcttttaagGAGGAATGTTTGGATTTTGTAGCATCTGTTATTTCCTTTTGCagttttctgttcattttatttcctttgattcTTACTTCTGAGAATCTCTCCGCTCCACATGGGTAGCTTTTTGTGGCCTCTGCACTGCACAGTGCTACACAATGTGTGGAATGCAGCGTGGGCTGTTTCCACACCTGTCCTTTGCACATAAATGTCCTTTCTTGATGGTGATGGATGTAGACCcgcacatgtctgtctgtctgtctagttcTGAGGAGGACAGGAACTTGCTTCTTAGTTTGCTACTTTTGCcgtagttttatttttcatagaccaggctggcctgtctgTGCCCtccaagccctgggattaaaggcctggcctgactttttcttttttcttttttcttaaacttaTGAAATGAGAGCAAACTTTGTACATGCCTACCCTGAGTGTTTTTAGCATTATTTTCTCCCtcatttagattttctttgaaaGTAGTTTCTGGTTTCAGCTGTGTGTTATTGAGGTACACCTAAGAAGGATGGCAGACAAAAGGGATGAGATACTGACTATCCAGCTATGACCTTGTTATAAGTGAGCTCTTGAGATGTCTGTAGATGGCCTGCAAGGCTGTAGCTTGCAGAGAACATGACTTTATTGAATTTAGAGCCTAgtcttttatattagttttaattatttactgTCTGTCAGACCTTTAGCTTCTGAATCTATAACTGTACTTTTCAAATAAGACTTTCTGAACACTCACATACCAGTACTCGGGGTAGTTTAATAGACTTCTGGGGCTGGGGAATTGCTTAGTAGGTAGCTGCTACCTACTACATGGATTTGGTGGTGCACAATTATGATCCTAGCAGTAGGGAAGCAGACTGGCAGAGCAGAAGTCTGGGGCTGgatagccagccagccagccagcaactGAGAGAGGGGTTTTAGGGAGAGTCGGGGGGGGTGTTATATTAATCCAGCCCATAATGTGATTAAAAATTATAAGCAGTTGCTAAAACTCAGTGAAGTTGGACACTTTGTAAAGGTAGAGTATATTAGTCTACATATATGTTGATTTGATTTCTCTTTCAGCTATCGGATTTAATGTAGAGACGGTGACATACAAAAATCTCAAATTCCAAGTTTGGGACTTAGGAGGACAGACAAGTATCAGGTATGGTATAAACACCAGATCATTTGGTGGTATTTAACATTAACTGGCTCTTTTTAGTGCTGACAACACTAACCAAAATATATCTTCTGTTGGAAATTAGATAGGAGTCATGTTGTTTAAAATGTGGTAGAATTTGAAACTCCGTATCATCCTTAGAACATCCAGTGATTAAAATCTAAGGAACTCAATTTTTCAGATAAtcagtttaatcccagcactgggaggcagaggcaggggcaacTCTTGAGTTAGAGGCCGGTCTGGTCTACATATCTAGTTCCTGGCCAGCTAGGGTGAGACTTTcatagaagacaaaataaaagaggggtggggaaagacagaagcgggggagggggggagagacagagacagagagacagagacagagaggaaattgATTAGTAATACTGTCACTAAATATTCTGCTGTTCAGCAACTCATTTTATTTGGTAAGTTACCTTTGAGAtgattattattatgattttggttttgtcttttttagacagggtctctctgtgtagccctggttatcctggaacttgctctgtagaccaggctggccttgaagtttatagagatcagcttgcctctgccttccaagtgctaggattatgggtgctccaccaccacctggttgaGATTATTTCTGATTGTATAAAATTCTATTCCTGGTTGCCATCAATAATTATGGACATAAAAAGTCACATTAAAatttccaggcagtggtggcacatcccttaaGTTTtatcacttgagaggcagattcagaaggatctgtgagtttgagtctggCCTGGTtgatagagtgaattccaggacaaccagagctatacagagaaactttgtcttgggaaacagaacaaaaccaaaaaaaggattCCTGGTTAAAGACTGGTAAATTACAATGATCACGTCTGTGGATAACTTTCCTATCAGTGTAtttagaggttttttgttttttgttattttttttgtttataattttttaaaaaagatttatttttatttagtttatgtgtatgagtacactgtagctgtacagatggccatgagccaacatgtgtgtggctgctgttgaactcaggacctctgccggccccactcactctggacTCTGTTTGAGTCTCGTTCGTTCTGGCCCCCACTCTGGCCCTGcagtaattttctgcagctgtcttcagacacaccagaagagggtgtctgatctcattatgggggttgtgagccaccatgtggttgctgggatccaaactcaggaccttcggaagagcagtcagtgctcttacccgctgaaccatcttgctagccctatTTAGTGGTTTTTGTACATTATATTTGTATCTTCTTAGCCTGAAGTTCAAAGCTTGAAACTGTAGTTTTATGCCTGTAAGTTAATATTTATCACTTTTCTATCAACCCAGTCATACTGAGTGTGATGCCAGATGTAATTCTATCAGAAACCGTTAATCATGCAGGACTGGCAAGTAACCCCCATCTCCCATCATTGTCCACATCCAGCATGTAAATCGACATGTCAGGTGTTCTGCGAGGGTAACgtggttttgcattttctttaggcCATACTGGAGATGTTATTATTCAAACACAGATGCAGTCATTTATGTCGTGGACAGTTGTGACCGAGACCGGATTGGCATTTCTAAGTCAGAGTTAGTTGCAATGTTGGAGGTAAGCAGACAGTTAAGTGTGGAGGAACTAGAGGGATTACTTAaatttccttactttttcttGTGTATATTATCATgtgcaataataattaaaaacatttgaggatattttcttccttttttttttttaaggtatatttCTTGGGGACTGGAGCAATGGTTTAGTGGTTCAGAGTACTGGTGGCTCTCTCAGagtacctgggttcagttcccagcacctccgTGGCAGCTGGCAGTATGCAGGTGGCAACTGAATGGTCTGCTACTAGAGTTTCAGTGgatccacagacacacatggtgcatatagCATCCTcataaaaaaagtaaacattaaaatacaCACAGATAACAGACACTTACTTCTGTGTTTGTATGATTGTTTTGTctgcattatgtgtgtgtgtaccatgtacatgcatggtatctgtagaggtcagaagagagcatcagatccactGGGAGTGGAGGtataaatgattgtgagccattgtgtaggtactaggaattggacctgggtcctctgcactT is drawn from Mastomys coucha isolate ucsf_1 unplaced genomic scaffold, UCSF_Mcou_1 pScaffold4, whole genome shotgun sequence and contains these coding sequences:
- the Arl1 gene encoding ADP-ribosylation factor-like protein 1, with product MGGFFSSIFSSLFGTREMRILILGLDGAGKTTILYRLQVGEVVTTIPTIGFNVETVTYKNLKFQVWDLGGQTSIRPYWRCYYSNTDAVIYVVDSCDRDRIGISKSELVAMLEEEELRKAILVVFANKQDMEQAMTPSEMANALGLPALKDRKWQIFKTSATKGTGLDEAMEWLVETLKSRQ